Genomic DNA from Catellatospora sp. TT07R-123:
TCGCCGAGTGTGCTCTCGGTCATGAAGCTTTGTGCTCCTTCTGTCTGCGGCACGCCGCCGCCCACACCCCGGGTAGACAGTCGGTCTTCGATCGAAGCGCCCGGAGTGTGACTCCGGACACCACTACCGAGGACCGACCCGGTTCACCCGACGAGCGGGTGACGTGCCTTCTTCTTGGTTAAGCCGAGGGGGAGCGACTGGCGCCGCTCCCCCGGATCCGAACTATCGACGCAGGCCGAGGCGCTCGATGAGCGCACGGTAGCGGGCGATGTCCGACTTCGACAGGTAGGCCAGCAGCCGCTTGCGGCGGCCGACCAGCAGCAGCAGACCACGACGGCTGTGGTGGTCGTGCTTGTGCGTCTTCAGGTGCTCGGTCAGGTCCTGGATCCGCTTGGTCAGCACGGCCACCTGGACCTCCGGCGAACCGGTGTCACCCTCGGTGGTCGCGTAGTCCGCCATGATCTGGGTCTTGACAGCAGCGTCGAGCGCCATGTTCTCCCTAACTGATGGGTCTTCCTAACCGTCCCGGCAGCCCGCGGCGTCGAGCAGGCATACCCGGACCAACACCGGTGACCCGGTGTCGAATCCAGGTTACCAGTTGGTGAGGTGAGGGCCCGCCGGTATACGGAATGTGCGTTTCCGGGTCAATACAACTGCTGCGAGAACCGGCCCACGGCGGCGGTCAGCGTACGGTCCACCAGCTCCGCCGCGTCGTCCCAGCGTTCGGCGACGGTCTCGTCGGGGGCGATGAGCACCATGTCCGTGGGCGGCAGGTCGTCGAGCAGCCGGACGGACTGCTCGTGGTCGGGCGCGGGCCGCAGCATGTACGCGTCCGCCTCCAGCACCAGGACGCCGGATGCCCGCAGGTCTCCCACGGCCACCGAGTACCGGAACGTGTAGCCGAGCACCCGGACGAAGACCGACACCAGGTCGACGTTCGCGCCGCGGACGTCCTCCATCCCGGTCCGGGCGTCGGGGTCGAGCTCGCGGAAGGCCCGCTCGATGTCCTCGATCACCGGTTGCAGCATCCGGTGGAACCGGGTCACCAGCTCCGACATGGCCGCCGTGGTACGCGCCGCGGCTCCGGGTTCGACCTCGGCGCGCTGCCCGCGCAGCCGCTCCACGTGCGCGCGCACCACCGCCACTGCGCCGCTCTGGACCGGCGCGACCAGCGCGGGCCGCTCCAGTTCCGCCCGCATCGCGACGATCTGCAGCTGAGCGAACAGGTGCACCAGCGGGCGCAGGTCGCCGTCGTTGGCCGCGTCGAGGGCCGCGATGTAGTCGGGCCGGTTGCGGCGATCGACCACGAGCGGCGCGTACCGGCCTCTGAGCAGGGCCAGCAGCGTCAGCGCGCGGGCGACCCGGCCGTTACCGTCGGCGAACGGGTGGATGCGGATGAAACGGTGGTGCAGCCAGGTCGCCCGGACCACCGGATGCGCACCCTCTGTCTGCCGGTACAGCTCGACCAGGCGCTCCATCTGCGCGGGCACGTGCTCGGGCGGGGTGTACTCCAGCAGGCTGCCGTCGGGCCGCCGCACGTGGTTGGGCTGCGTCTTCCACTCCCCGCGCGGGAGCGGCACCTGCACCGCCCGCCCGAGCGCGTCGCGCGCGTCGTATACGGGCTGGTGCGCGGTGATGAGCTGATGCAGCTCACGGATGAAGAAGACGGACAGGTCCCGCCCTTCGCGGACCGCACCGACCAGGAACTCCAGCGCGTCGAGCTGGTCGCGCATCAGGTCGAGGGCGTCGCCGGGCACCCCGCCCTGCCGCGCCGCGACCTCGGCGGTGATGCCCTCGGCGACCAGCGCCTCGGTGACGCCCCAGTCGAGGTCGTACAGGCGCTCGATGATGCCGGTCTCGATGGCGTGGCGGCGCAGGCTGCGCTGGCGCGCCTGGGCGAACTCGGCGGTCGGCGCCTGCGCGATCGACCGCTCCCAGGCCTTGTGCAGGGAGTCGACGGTGGACCGGATCGGCTCGACCGTGCCGTTGAGCGCGGGCAGCGGCTCCACTTCCCGCCAGGGCATGAGGCTCACAACCGCCGATGCTACGACCCGGGCGCGGCGCACCGCGCCCGGGTCTCAACTATGTCGAGCAAGCCCCGCGGATCAGGGCTGGGGTTTGGGCGGGGCGCCGACGACCGGACCGGTGACCGACAGGACCAGTTTCAGCGAGTTGCCGGTACGGGCGTTGACCCGGTCCAGGATCGTCGCCACCGGTGAGTAGTGGTTGAGCTCGGCGGCGTTGGTGCACGGGCCGCTGCCGGGGTCGCCGAACTTGAGGATGCCCAGCGCCTTGCCGTCGGCCTCGGTGAACAGCGGCCCGCCGCTGTCGCCGGGACGGGCGCAGATGCGCACCGAGATCAGCGTGCCGACCGCGGTGACCTCGCCGCAGCGGGTGCCCGGCTGGTAGCCCGCGCCCGCGCCGGAGTCGACGTACTGCTCCCCGGCCTTCGGGGTGTAGCCCGCACCGCTGGCGCAGACGACCCAGCCGACCTGCACCGCCGACGGCTTCAGCAGGCCGGTGAGCTGCACGTCGTGGCTGCCCGCGCAGCCGCCGGGGCACCAGTAGTTGAGGCTCGGCACCGGCCGGACGCTGTTGATCAGGCCCAGCGCCGCGCTCCACGTGCGCTCGGCGCCCGGCTGGTACGGCAGCACCGCGTAGTCGTACGCGCTGCCGATGCCCGCGACGTTCTCCGACAGCTGGCCGCGCAGCGTGGCGTCGGCGGGCTCGATGCCGACCGGGATCTTCTGGCCGAGGTAGTCGTGCCAGGTGTCGTCGCGGCGGGTGTGCCGGTCGCTGTTGACGCAGTGCCCGGCGGTGAGCACGTAGTACGCCCCGGTGACCTGCGAGCGCAGGTTGTAGCCGGTGGTGCAGCCGCCGACGGTGCCGTCGTCGCGCGGCACGTCGAGCCGGATGCCGCCGCGCATCGGCGGGGTGTGGCAGTTCAGCGGGTTGCACGACTTGGGCACCCCGACCGGCCCGGTGACCCGGCGCAGCGTCCCGGCCGCATCGGCGGCCGCCAGGGCCGCGGCCAGCGCCGGGTCGCCGGCGGGCACCTGCTCGTTCGCGGTGACCAGCACCCGGTTGGTGACCGGGTCGACGGCGACGGCCGCGCCGTCGGTCTCGCCGAGTGCGGTGCGGGCGCGGGTCGCGGCGTCGGTGAGCTCGCGCAGCGAGTGCTCGGCCCGGACCACGCGCACGTGGGCCGCGTCGCCGGTGCGCGCCAGCTCGGCGGTGAGCGCGCCGGGCACGGTCGACGCGACGGTGAGCACACCGCCCGCGGCCTGGTCGAGCCACAGGCCCGCGTACTGGTCCGGGAACCGGGCCGCGAGCCGGTCGCCGAGCTGCCCGGCCGTCTCCTGGAGGGCCAGGCGGCGCTGCGCCTCGGCGGCGGAGACGCCGTACCTGGTGCGCAGGTAGGCGGTGGAGGCGGGGGCGACCACGCCGGTGCCGGTGGCGCTCGGCGCGGCGGGCGCACCGCCCGCGCCGGATGCGGTCGGCGACGCGGCCGAGGACGGCTCCGGCGCCGCGGTGATGTCGTAGCCGGCGCCCTCGACGAAGGCCGCCTGCGGCTGCGGTTCGGCCGAGCCGCGGTCGTGCAGGACCACGGCGGCGGCACCGGCGGCAAGGACCGCCATGACTGTCAGGGACACGATGATGCGCTTGCGCGACACGCCCAGACCTCCCCGTACTCGGCGTATGCGGAAAACCCCGGCAGCATAGCCGGGTTCGGGTCAGGGCGCGGGCACACCCAGGACGGCACGGGTGCGCGCCACGTCGTCGTCGATCGCGGCGACCAGGGCCTCGACGCCGTCGAACTTGAGGGTCGGCCGCAGGTGGCTGACGAAGTCGAGGGCCAGGCGCTCGCCGTACAGGTCGCCGGAGAAGTCGAGCACGTACGCCTCGACGCGGCGGTCCTGGCCGGAGAAGGTCGGGTTGGTGCCGATGGAGACGGCGGCGGGCAGCCGCTCGGTGCCGCGCACCAGCCAGCAGGCGTAGACGCCGTCGGCGGGCACCGCGGCGTACTTGGCGGTGAACAGGTTCGCCGTCGGGAAGCCGATCTCGCGGCCGCGCTGGTCGCCGCGGACGACGACGCCCTCCAGCCGGTGCGGCCGCCCCAGCACCGCCGCGGCGGCCTCGACGTCGCCCGCGTCCACGCAGGCCCGGATGTAGGTCGACGAGAAGACGGTGCCGTCGCCGGTCACCAGCGGCGCGGGCTCGACCGCGAACCCGAACGTGCGCCCGAGCCGGGCCAGCAGCTCCACGTCCCCGGCGGCCTTGTGCCCGAACCGGAAGTTCTCGCCGACCACGACCAGGGCCGTGTGCAGGTGCTCGACCAGCATGTCGTGCACGAACCGGTCGGCGGGCAGCCGCGAGAAGTCCAACGTGAACGGCTGCACGCACAGCACGTCCGCACCCAGGCCCTCGATCAGCTCGGCCTTGCGCGGCGGCGGGGTCAGCACGGCCGGGTGCGAGCCCGGCCGCACCACCTCGGACGGGTGCGGGTCGAAGGTCACCACGACCGCGGGCAGGCCCAGCTCACGGGCGCGCTTGACCGCGTGGCCGATGGTCTGCTGGTGCCCGCTGTGCACGCCGTCGAAGACGCCGATGGTCACCACGGAGCGGCCCCAGCCGCCGGGCGCCGCGTCGAACCCACGCCACCGCTGCATCACTGCTCGCCTCCCACCAGGACGATCTCGGCTCGGGCCTTGCCGGCGCGCTCGGACATGACCGCGAGCGCCGTGCCGTCGGGACCCACCACACCGTACGGCCCGGCCTGGCCGGTCACGGGCAGCGGCCCACCGTGGGAGACGGTCTTGGCGGCGTCGGCGTCCACGGTGCGCACGGGCATCGCGCGGCCGAGAGCCTGCGCCAGCGGCAGCGCCACCGGGTCCGCGAGCTCCGCGAGCGCTTCCAGGGTGTACGACTCAGCCAGCGTGAACCCGCCCACGGCGCTGCGCCGCAGCGCGGTCAGGTGCCCGCCCACGCCCAGCCCCGCCCCGAGGTCGCGGGCGATGGCCCGGATGTAGGTGCCCGACGAGCAGGCCACCTCCACCTCGATGTCGATCATGTCATCGACCGGCGTGATGTTCAGCACGTCGATCCGCGAGATGGTCACCCGGCGCGCGGGCAGCTCGACCTGCTCGCCCTGCCGCACCCGGTGGTACGAGCGCACCCCGTTGACCTTGATCGCGCTGACCGCGGACGGCACCTGGTCGACCTCGCCGGTCTGCGCGGCCAGCCCGGCCCGGATCTGCTCCTCGGTCACGTGCCCGGCGGGCACGGTGGCGGTCACGTCCCCTTCGGCGTCGTCGGTGACCGTGGCCTGCCCGAGCCGGATCGTGCCCCGGTAGACCTTGTCCGTGCCGACGACGTACGTCAGCAGGCGGGTGGCCCGGCCGACGCCCAGCACCAGCACCCCAGTCGCCATCGGGTCCAGGGTGCCGCCGTGGCCGACCTTGCGGGTGCCCGCGATGCGGCGCACCTTCGCCACGACGTCGTGCGAGGTCATGCCCGGGGCCTTGTCCACCACGATGAGGCCGTCGGTGACGGGACGGGTGTTCTTCGCGCTGCTCACAGCCGACCAGCCTACGGCTGGGGCGAAGGGGTGACCGGGCTGGGCACGGCGCTCGGCACTGCGCTCGGCACCGCGCTCGGCACTGCCCACCGGCCGGTGCGCAGCCGCAGCAGCAGCAGGACCAGCCGCACCACCAGGAACAGCGTCAGCCCCGCCCACACCCCGGTCAGCCCGAGGTCGAACACGTACGCGGCCCAGGTCATCGGGAGGAAGCCGGCCACCGCCGCCGCGATGGTCAGGTTGCGCAGGTACGCCACGTCGCCCGCCCCGATCATCACCCCGTCGAGGGCGAACACGATCCCGCCCATCGGCAGCAGCAGGGCGAACCAGGGCCAGATGAGGGCGGACTGCGCCCATACCGCGGGGTCGTCGGTGAACAGCGCGGGCAGCACCGCGACACCCGCCCCGAGCACGACGGCGAACGCGACCCCGCACCACCAGCCCAGCCAGGTGATCTGGCGGGCGGTGCGCCGGGCCCGCGCGGCGTCGCCCGCGCCGAGCTCGGCGCCGACCAGCGACTGCGCCGCGATCGCCACCGAGTCCAGCACCAGCGCGGTGAAGAACCACAGTTGCAGGGCCACCTGGTGGGCGGCGAGCGCGGCTGCGCCGAACCGGGCCGCGACGGCGGCCGCCGACAGGAAGCACGCCTGGAACGCCGCGCCGCGCACGATCAGATCCCGGCTGACCGCGAGCTGGTGGCGCAGCAGGTCGGGCCGGGGCGCCAGCGGCACCCGCTCGGCCACCAGCGCGCGCACGAACAGCAGGCCGGAGACGGTCTGCGCGGTCACGTTGGCGGCCGCCGAGCCGACCAGGCCCCAGCCGAGGCCGTACACCAGCAGCGGGCACAGGGCGGCGGAGGCGAGGTTGGCGCCGAGCACGTAGTACAGCGGGCGGCGGGTGTCCTGCACGCCGCGCATCCAGCCGTTGCCGGCCAGCGCGAGCAGGATGAACGGGGCGCCGAGCACCGCGACCCGCAGCCACAGCTCGGCCTCGCGGGCCACCTCGGCGGCGTCGGGGCCGCCCCCGGCCAGGGCGCGGGCCAGTGGACCGGCCGCCAGCTGGGTGACCGCGAGCAGCGCCAGGCCGGTCAGCACGGCGAGCCAGGAGGCCTGCACGCCCTCGGCGACCGCGCCGGGGCGGTCGCCCGCGCCGAAGCGGCGGGCCGCGCGGCCGGTGGTGCCGTACGCCAGCACGTTGCCGAGCCAGACGGCGAGCCCGAGCAGCGTGCCCGCCAGCCCGAGCGCGGCCAGCGGCACCCTGCCCAGATGTCCGACCACGGCCGTGTCGACCAGTACGTACAGCGGTTCGGCCGCCAGCACCACCAGTGCGGGCAGCGCCAGCGCCGCGATCCTGCGGTAGCCGCCCGCTTCGATGTCCGTCGCGCTCACGCGGCCGAAGGATACGCCGCCAGACGCCGGGCCAGCTCGGCGGAGGTGCCGATCGCGGTGCGGTCGTGCGGGACGGTGCGGTAGTGCTCGATCAGGTATGCCAGGAAGCCCGGCTCGACCTCCAGCGGGTCGACCCGTACCCGCAGCACGTCCTCGCGACCGTCGGGGCGGGTCAGGGCCAGGTGCAGTTCGCGCGGGTATTCGGGCGTCCACACCACGCCGGTCAGCCAGGACCACGCGATGTCGACCCGGCGCAGGCGGCGCACGCTGAGTCTGTCGTGGTGCAGCGTCACCCGGCGCGGCCGGGCGATGATCAGGGCGGCCAGGGCCGCCATTCCCGCCGCGGCGCCGTACTCCGTCGCCTGGCCCGCCGTGCCCGCCAGGCAGAGCAGGAAGACCGCTCCGGCGTACAGCGTGGGCCGGTCGGCGGCGCTGAAGCCGGGCGGGCGGCCGTGCAGGCCCAGCCCCACCGGCATCCGCACCTGCCGCACCCGGGCTGCCGTGATCAGGAAGGCGGCCAGGAACAGCAGGGCGATTCCGGCGATGACGACGTCGGCGACCCAACCGGTCCGCGCGGGGGCCGACCGGGTCCACAGGGCGGTGGCGGCCAGGCCGACCAGGCCGTAGAGCCAGGCGAAGCGGCCGAGCGCACGTTCCTGTAGGCGCAACCGCGAGATCAGGGTCGCGGCGGCGGATTCGTCGATCGGGATCGGCACGCCGACAGCGTAGACGGCCGGGGTGCCGTGGTGGGGACCCTCGCCTACTGGCGGGTGTCCATCGAGGTCTGCAGCGCGCGGCGGGCCTGCTCGCGGTCGTCCTCGGTCGGCTTCGGCTGGGGCTTCTTCGACGTGGGCATGGCGGTTTCCTTTACGAGAGAACGGGTCAGCTGGTGCGTGGACCGCCGGTTGCGTGCCGGATGCACGCCCTGGGTCCGTCCTTGGCCGCCGCCGTCCTCGGGATCGCCGAGCCGTGCCGGTGGTGACTGTCGCGCGCCGGGCCGGTCTTGGTGAACCGGAAGCGACGCCCAGACAAAACTATCGTTCAGTTCCACATCTTGCACGCACGTTCCCACATCACGGAACCGCGTTTCTGTTTCTCTGCACTTCAGCACTTACTTAACGGGCTATCAGTCGGAAATGTCCGTTCCGCTATCCGTCACATCCCCGACAGCCCACCTCCAACGTGCGCTCCTCCTCCCCACCCGCCTCCCCGCCCTCCCCGCCCTGGTCCGCCCCTTCCTGGCCGACTTGCCGAGCAATCGGGCGTATGCGGCCCCGAATACGCCCGATTGCCCGGCAAGTCGCACAAAGGATCTTGGGGCGGGTGCGCGGCCGGGCGAGTCGGGTTGCGCCGGCGCGCGGCGCGTGGCGGCGGGTCACCGGCGCACCGTCGCGATCGACCGGCGGCGCGATTGGTGCAGTTTCGGGGAAACTGCACCAATACCGGTCATGATTCCCGCACTTTCCCCGAAACTGCACCACTGGCGGAGGGGGTGGCGAGGCGAGGTCAGAGGGGGCGGGTCAGCGGGCGAGGAAGTGCCAGCCGAGCCAGAACCAGAAGAGGAGGATGGCCAGGCGGCCGACGGGCAGGCCGCCGACGTCGTACCGCATGACCAGGGCGACGACGGCCCCGAGAGTCGGCACCCGGGAATCGGGGCGGCGGGCCGCCCATTCCACCGCCAGCAGCGCCAGCCCGGCGACGACGAACCCGGCGATGGCCAGCGCGCGGCTGAGCGTCATCGGCGCACCAGCGCCCAGAAGGCGGCCAGCCAGCCGAAGTACGCCAGCGACCGGGCCGCGTAGCCGTCCAGCACCGGATCGGCCAGCAGCGACAGGGTCGGATAGTCCTCCGTGGCGCCCATCGCGAAGGTGAACACCTCCACCGCCGCGAAGATCGCGATCGGCAGCAGCCACCAGACCACGCCCGGCAGCAGTCCGGCAGGCGCGGCCCGCCGGGGCAGGCGCGAGGACATCCCGGCCACGAGCATGCCGCCGCCCAGCGCCAGCACGTACAGGTTCCCGGCCAGCGAGAACGACGGCAGCAGCCCGCCGATCAGCGACAGCGGGGCGAACACCGGCAGCATCACCTGCGCCCGCGCCCAGGGCCGCGCCGGAGCGGCTGCCTCGGGCGGTGAGTCCATGCTCCCGATTGTGCCCCGATGACCGGTGTGCCGGGGAGTTTCCGCACGACAGACCCCCCGGCTCAGTCCTGCTCGGCCAGCCGCTCCCGCACCGCGGCGATGACCTCGGCGGCCGTGCCGCGCCCGGTGAAACCGGCCGCGAGCCGGTGCCCGCCGCCGCCGAGCGCGACCGCGACCAGGCTGACGTCGGCGCCGCCCTTGCTGCGCATCGACACCGCCCACTCGGCCGGGGCGACCTGCTTGAGCAGCAGTGCCACGTCCGCCTCGGCGGTGCAGCGCACCGAGTCGATCAGGGCCTCCAGCACGTATGGCGGCTGGTCGTGCCTGGCGAGGTCGTCGAGGGTCGCCACGGCGGTGACCAGCCCGCGCCCGCCCGCCCCGGCGGGGTCGAGCTCGGCGCGGCCCAGCACCTCGCCGAACAGGCGGACCGCCCCGAACGGGCGGTTGTCGAAGATGCGGCGCGAGATCTCGCCGACGCTGATCCCGGTGGCGA
This window encodes:
- the rpsO gene encoding 30S ribosomal protein S15, with amino-acid sequence MALDAAVKTQIMADYATTEGDTGSPEVQVAVLTKRIQDLTEHLKTHKHDHHSRRGLLLLVGRRKRLLAYLSKSDIARYRALIERLGLRR
- a CDS encoding Fic family protein; this translates as MPWREVEPLPALNGTVEPIRSTVDSLHKAWERSIAQAPTAEFAQARQRSLRRHAIETGIIERLYDLDWGVTEALVAEGITAEVAARQGGVPGDALDLMRDQLDALEFLVGAVREGRDLSVFFIRELHQLITAHQPVYDARDALGRAVQVPLPRGEWKTQPNHVRRPDGSLLEYTPPEHVPAQMERLVELYRQTEGAHPVVRATWLHHRFIRIHPFADGNGRVARALTLLALLRGRYAPLVVDRRNRPDYIAALDAANDGDLRPLVHLFAQLQIVAMRAELERPALVAPVQSGAVAVVRAHVERLRGQRAEVEPGAAARTTAAMSELVTRFHRMLQPVIEDIERAFRELDPDARTGMEDVRGANVDLVSVFVRVLGYTFRYSVAVGDLRASGVLVLEADAYMLRPAPDHEQSVRLLDDLPPTDMVLIAPDETVAERWDDAAELVDRTLTAAVGRFSQQLY
- a CDS encoding trypsin-like serine protease is translated as MSRKRIIVSLTVMAVLAAGAAAVVLHDRGSAEPQPQAAFVEGAGYDITAAPEPSSAASPTASGAGGAPAAPSATGTGVVAPASTAYLRTRYGVSAAEAQRRLALQETAGQLGDRLAARFPDQYAGLWLDQAAGGVLTVASTVPGALTAELARTGDAAHVRVVRAEHSLRELTDAATRARTALGETDGAAVAVDPVTNRVLVTANEQVPAGDPALAAALAAADAAGTLRRVTGPVGVPKSCNPLNCHTPPMRGGIRLDVPRDDGTVGGCTTGYNLRSQVTGAYYVLTAGHCVNSDRHTRRDDTWHDYLGQKIPVGIEPADATLRGQLSENVAGIGSAYDYAVLPYQPGAERTWSAALGLINSVRPVPSLNYWCPGGCAGSHDVQLTGLLKPSAVQVGWVVCASGAGYTPKAGEQYVDSGAGAGYQPGTRCGEVTAVGTLISVRICARPGDSGGPLFTEADGKALGILKFGDPGSGPCTNAAELNHYSPVATILDRVNARTGNSLKLVLSVTGPVVGAPPKPQP
- a CDS encoding bifunctional riboflavin kinase/FAD synthetase — its product is MQRWRGFDAAPGGWGRSVVTIGVFDGVHSGHQQTIGHAVKRARELGLPAVVVTFDPHPSEVVRPGSHPAVLTPPPRKAELIEGLGADVLCVQPFTLDFSRLPADRFVHDMLVEHLHTALVVVGENFRFGHKAAGDVELLARLGRTFGFAVEPAPLVTGDGTVFSSTYIRACVDAGDVEAAAAVLGRPHRLEGVVVRGDQRGREIGFPTANLFTAKYAAVPADGVYACWLVRGTERLPAAVSIGTNPTFSGQDRRVEAYVLDFSGDLYGERLALDFVSHLRPTLKFDGVEALVAAIDDDVARTRAVLGVPAP
- the truB gene encoding tRNA pseudouridine(55) synthase TruB, translating into MSSAKNTRPVTDGLIVVDKAPGMTSHDVVAKVRRIAGTRKVGHGGTLDPMATGVLVLGVGRATRLLTYVVGTDKVYRGTIRLGQATVTDDAEGDVTATVPAGHVTEEQIRAGLAAQTGEVDQVPSAVSAIKVNGVRSYHRVRQGEQVELPARRVTISRIDVLNITPVDDMIDIEVEVACSSGTYIRAIARDLGAGLGVGGHLTALRRSAVGGFTLAESYTLEALAELADPVALPLAQALGRAMPVRTVDADAAKTVSHGGPLPVTGQAGPYGVVGPDGTALAVMSERAGKARAEIVLVGGEQ
- a CDS encoding MATE family efflux transporter, with the protein product MSATDIEAGGYRRIAALALPALVVLAAEPLYVLVDTAVVGHLGRVPLAALGLAGTLLGLAVWLGNVLAYGTTGRAARRFGAGDRPGAVAEGVQASWLAVLTGLALLAVTQLAAGPLARALAGGGPDAAEVAREAELWLRVAVLGAPFILLALAGNGWMRGVQDTRRPLYYVLGANLASAALCPLLVYGLGWGLVGSAAANVTAQTVSGLLFVRALVAERVPLAPRPDLLRHQLAVSRDLIVRGAAFQACFLSAAAVAARFGAAALAAHQVALQLWFFTALVLDSVAIAAQSLVGAELGAGDAARARRTARQITWLGWWCGVAFAVVLGAGVAVLPALFTDDPAVWAQSALIWPWFALLLPMGGIVFALDGVMIGAGDVAYLRNLTIAAAVAGFLPMTWAAYVFDLGLTGVWAGLTLFLVVRLVLLLLRLRTGRWAVPSAVPSAVPSAVPSPVTPSPQP
- a CDS encoding DUF6186 family protein, coding for MTLSRALAIAGFVVAGLALLAVEWAARRPDSRVPTLGAVVALVMRYDVGGLPVGRLAILLFWFWLGWHFLAR